The window GTGATGCTGAGCGCGCCGCCATAGTTGAAGTCGAAGACCGAGCTGTATTGCTGGAAGATCAGCATCGAGAAGACGGTGATCCGCCCGCCGCTGAGCAGCGCCGGCGTGACATAGGCGCTGACCGCCAGCATGAAGACCATGACCGCGCCGGCCATTAGCCCCGGCAGGCTGAGCGGGAAGATGATCGTGCGGAAGGTGCCGGCCGGCGTCGCGCCGAGATCGGCGGAGGCGTGCTCCAGTGCCGGATCGACCTTGGCGAGCGCATTGCCGACGGCCAGCACGATGAAGGGCAGCAGGATGTAGACAAGGCCGATCAGGATGCCGAGCTCGGTGCCGAGGAAACGCATCGGCCGTTCGATCAGGCCGAGCCCGATCAGCCCGTCATTGACGAGGCCATTGCGCCCGAGCAGCACCATCCAGCCGAAGGAGCGGACGATGTTGCTGGTGAACAGCGGCACGACCAAAAGGATCACGCAGAACCGGCGCCAGGGCCTGAAGCGCACGGTACGGACGAGATACCAGGCGAGCGGGTAGCCGATCAGGACGCAGATGAGCGTGGTCAGCGCGCCGATGCGGAACGTCACCCAGAGCACGTCCCAGTGATAGCTGTCGGCGAGGATGCGCAGGTAATGGGCGAAGGTCGGCTGGCCGCCGGGCGTGGTCAGGCTGGCGATCAGGACGACCGCCATCGGCGCCAGGAAGAAGGCGACGAAGAACGCCGCCGGCAGGGCGCAGAGCAGCACGACCGGGCGCAGCGTCCGGCTCACGACGCATCCCCCGGCACGAGGCGCAGGTCCGGGAGGCGGATATTGGCGAAGACAGCCTGGCCCGCACTCAGGCCGGCCAGAGCGGACGGCGCGAGCCTGGCTGTCAGCACGGTTCCGCCGATGGTCAGCGCGACCGAGGCATGGCTGCCGACATGGACGATGTCGGAGAGGACGGCCGGCAGGGCGAGGCACCCGGCAACGGGCTCGGCCGAGACGAGGATATCCTCGGGCCGCAGCACGCCGATGAGTTCGCCTTGCGGTGCATCAGCGGTGGAAAGCGTAATCGCGCCGCCCAGCAGGGACAGGCTGCCATAGCCGCGCCGCTCGACCTCGAGCAGATTGGCGTCGCCGATGAAGTCGGCGGCGAAGCGGGTCGCCGGGCGGGCATAGATATCCTGGCCACGGCCGATCTGCTCGATGCGGCCGCGATTCATCAGCACGATCCGGTCGGCCATGCTCATCGCCTCGTCCTGGTCGTGCGTCACGAACAGGAAGGCGATGCCGAGCCGGTGCTGGATCTGCTTGAGCTCGCCCTGGACCTTCTTGCGCAGCTTGAGGTCGAGCGCGCTCAGCGGCTCGTCGAGCAGCAGCAATTGCGGCCGGTTGACGATGGCGCGCGCCAGAGCGACGCGCTGCTGCTGGCCGCCGGAGAGCTGGGCCGGCAGGCGCTCGCCGAAGCCGGCGAGGCCGACGAGTTCCAGCGCCTCGGCGGCGCGCTTTGCCGCCTCGTCCTTGGCGACGCCCTGCCGGCGCGGTCCATAGGCGACGTTGTCGGCGACGCTCATATGCGGGAAGAGCGCATAGTTCTGGAACACCGTGTTGAGCGGGCGCCGATAGGGCGGCAACCGCGTCACATCCTCGCCCGCCAGCCTGACGGTGCCGGCCTCCGGCGTCAGGAAGCCGGCGATGCAGCGCAGCAGCGTGGTCTTGCCGCAGCCCGACGGCCCGAGCAGGGCGATGAACTCGCCCTGCTCGACGGCAAGATCGATCGCCGTCAGGGCCGCTTGTCCGCCGAAATGCTTGGACAGGCCGTCAATGGCAAGGATCGGGGTGCTCATGCTGCGGCTCGTGGTGCTCGTGGCTGTTCGCTCACTTGCGGGCGATCTGACGGTTCCACTCGTCGACGACCCGCGAGCGCAACCCGTTGATCTCGGCCCAGTCGAACAATTGCAGGTTCTTGACCGAGCCTGTCTCGCCCCAGGGCAGCTTGCGCGCCGTCTCGGGCTTGACCGTAACGTTCTTCACGGACGGGCCGAGATAGAGCTTTTCGGCGAGGCACCCGGAGGCTTCCGGCGTCAGCGCCTGGTTGATGAACTTGGCGGCAGCCTCCTTCTTCGGCGTGCCCTTGACCAGATGCAGACGGGCATCGGTCGCCCAGGCGCCTTCCTTGGGCACGACGAAGCCGATCGGCAGGCCCTTGTCGGCGAGATCCCAGGCGCCGACGTTGAAATGAGCCCCGATGATCGCCTCGCCGCTCTGATAGGCATTGGTCGCGGCGCCCGAGGAATCGAAGAACAGGGCGGCTTTCAGCTCCTTGATCTTCTTGAAGGTTGGGGCGAGGTCGCCGGCCGGGCCGCCCCAGATCTTCGAGAGGAACATCACGAAAGGCACGCCCGAGGAGTTCGCCGGCGAAGGGATCGTGACCGCGTCCTCGAATTCCGGCTTCCAGAGGTCGTTCCAGGAGGTCGGCGCGGCCTTGACCTTCTGGGTGTTGTAGGTGAGCCCGAGCGAATAATAGCCGGTGCCGACGGCGTAGGTGGTCGCACCGCTCTTGTAGATCGCTTCCGGCAGCGTGTTGGCGAGGTTGGGGATCACCGCCGGGTCGAGATTGTCGGTCACCTCAGCGGCGAGCGCGAGCTCGCTGATGCCGCCATCCATCCAGGCGACGTCGATGGTCGGCGCGGCCTTCTGCTGCTGCAGCTTTGCCAGGGTGACAGTCGAGGTGCCGATCTCGGCATTCACGGCGATGCCGGTCGCCTTGGTGAAGGGCTCGGCGACGCAGGCCTTGAAGGCATCGCCCCAATTGCCGCCATACCAGGCGACCGTGATCGACGAGGGCTGCTGCGCCAGCGCCGGAGCGGTGAGCAGGGTGGTGGCGAGCATGGCCGTGGCCAGCCGGACGGTACGGGTCATCGTCGTTCTCCTCTGCCGAGCGTCTTTGCGCTTCTGCAGGACATGTTGACGCGCAGTGAGCGAAAGGCACTAGAATTCGCCGGCCCAAAATTTGAATAATCACGACATGAGCACCGCGCAGTTTCTTCACTCGGCGAGCGATCGGCCACATCCCGCGCCCGACCCCGTTTCGCGGCTGCGGATCGCCTTCGTCCTGCTCGACCAGTTCACGCTCGCCGCCTTCTCAGGCCTGATCGACGTGCTGCGGTTGGCGGCGGATCATGGCGGACGCAGTCGCCAGTTGCATGCGAGCTGGACCGTGATGAGCCTCGATGGCGAGCCGCGGCGTTCGAGCTGTGGCGTCTCGCTCTCGCCGAATGCAGCCCTGCTCGACCCGGCCGGATTCGACTATATCGCCGTCTGCGGCGGTAACGGCTATCTCAATGATGCCCTGCCTGAGAGCCTGCTCGGCTATCTGCGGCGCGCAGCAGCCTGCAATGTGCGCCTGCTCGGCATCTGCACCGGCACCTTCGCCATCGCCAAAGCGGGCCTCGTCGGTCCGCGCCGGGTCTGTGTGCACTGGAATGTGCTGGACGCCTTCAAGGAGCGGTTTCCCAAGGTCTCGGCGGGGGTGGAGCGCCTCTTCATCGACGAGGGCGACCTGATCACCTGCGCCGGCTCGACGGCAGCGATCGATCTCGGCCTCTATCTCGTCGCGCGCCATTGCGGCCGCGACAAGGCCCAGCAGGCGATGCGGCACATGATGCTGCAGGACATGCGCCCGGCCGAGATGCCGCAAGCGCATTTCTATGCCGAACTAGCACCCAATCTCGACGTCAGGGTCCAGCAGGCGGCGCAGTTCATCGAGCAGCGGCTCGACAATCCCCCGCCGATTGCCGCCGTGGCGCGCTATGTCGGCGTCAGCCCGCGCCAGCTCGAGCGCCTGTTCGGCGCCTCATTGGGCCAAAGCCCGGCGGCGTTCCAGCGTAAGCTGCGGCTGGAATATGCACGCTGGCTGATCCTGAACAGCAAGAGCTCGCTCACCGACATCGCCATGGGGGCGGGCTTCGCCGACAGCGCCCATCTCTCGCGCGACTTCAAAGCGGCGTTCGGAGAAACGCCGCGGTCTCTTCGCCAGAGTATCTAGGATTGGAAATCAACAGACGCAGGCTGCTTTTTGAATCAACGTCTGGTTTGCGGAACGCACTCAATGTCGGCAGTTGGCGCCGAGCGGCAGGGTAGGCTCGGCACGCATCCATACGTGCGGCCGAGTTCGTCGCCATTACTGCTATTGTCGGTGTGAATACCGGAAACGTCCCGGCAGAGCAGGAGCAGATTGTGACCGAGCGATTTGAACGACACCGCCAACCCTGGACACATGAGGAACTCGAGAAGCTGAAGTTGCTCGCCAGGAAGGGCATGGCACTGAAGGCGATTTCGAAGGCGATGACGCGCAGCGAGGAATCCATCAAAGACCGCGCCAAACTCGATGGCATCGGGATCGCCAAGCTCCGTTAGGCCGCGTTCACACTGCGGCCTTGGGGTGCAAAGCCGACGCCGGAGCGATGATGCAAGGTCCGTTCTTGGCGCATTTCGCCCGGGACGAAGACAAGCGTTTCTGATGCTGAGCTGACAAAGCTTGCGGCTGGAGGCCGAGGCCGCTCCAGTCCTTGGAGGGCTGGAGTGGTCGGCTGTCCCGTTGTCATCTGTCGAGCGGGAAGATCGGACGCCTGGCCCGCTGATAGGGCAGCTTGCTCAGATCCGGCGTGCAGAGCGCCCCGCTGTCGCAGACGATCACCTTGCCGGCGATCGGCTCGAAGGCGGCCCGGAAATGCTGCATCGATTTCAGTCCGACCACGCGCTTGGCGGCCGGATCGATGCCGAAGGCACGGAACTGCTGCAAATCGTTCATCTGGGCGCGAAGGGTGGTGACGAGGATGTCGATTCCGCCGACGCGCAGCACCGCGCACGGCCCCCAGCTGGCATGCAGGCCCCCTAGCATCGGGCCATCGCCGACATAGTCGCCGTCGCTGACGCTGACGAGCGTGCCGGTGAGCGAAAGCGGGCCGCCGCCTATCGTAGGATCGACCTTGCCGCCGAGCCTGACCGAGACCGTCGTGCCGGGCTTGCCCCGACGCAGCTCGGCTGCCGCCTCCGGGTCGACGATCGGGCCGAAGCAGGCGTCCTCGAGGTCAGCCGCGATCATGCCGCGCAGCAATTCGGTCGCGTCGCCATAGCCGCCACCGCCCGGGTTGTCGGCATAGTCGGCGATGATCAGCGGCCCCGAACTCCGGACATAGGACGCCGCCTCCGCGACCGCGTCCTCGACCGACAGGAAAGGCGTGATCACCTCGAAGCGGCGCTGCCACATATCCTCGGCGAGCGCGTCGGCGAAGGCGCGATGGCGCTCGAGATCCCCTTGGCAGGTGACGAGCACGGTCGGGCCGACTTCGGTGATGTCGGCATTGCCGAAACCGCCATTGACGCTGACGGCGAAGACGTCCGGCTCCTGCTCATAGGCCTTGGCCTTGGCGATGCGCTCGACCATCGGGCCGATATCCGTGCGCCCGCCATTGACCTCCTCGAGCATCGGCCGCTCGACGCGCAGTGTCACCGGCCTGATCTCGCCGGCGAGCGTGCGCTGCATGATGTCCGCAGCCAGCCGGCCGGTCTCGCGGACATCGACATGCGGATAGGTCTTGTAGGAGACGACGATGTCGGCGAGATCGGTCATCTTGCGGGTGACGTTGGCGTGCGGATCGAGCGTGATCCCGATCGGCACGTCCTTGCCGAGCACAGCGCGCAGCCGCTCCAGGAGCTCGCCCTCGCCGTCCTCGCAGAACTCGGTGACCATGGCACCGTGCAGGCCGAGCAGGACGCCGTCGATCGATCCGGCATGGGCCTTCGCCGCCTCGACGATCACGCCAGCGATGCGGTCATAGGCATCGCGCGTTACCGGGCCCGACGGCTGGGCGGAGGCGCTGATCGCATGGATCACCTGCCATCCGGCCGGGCGGCCGATATCGAGAAAGCCGGCGATCGACGTGTTGGCCTCCCCGCGCGCCGCAATCGCGGCCTCACCCAGGGCGAAGCCGCGATCCTGGAAGGCGGCATAGTCGGCCGGACACCGGCTGAAGGTGTTGCTCTCATGCGCGAACTCGGCGGTCAGCACAGTGAAGCTCATAGCGTTCCTCTCAGCAATTCTCGGACAAGGGTGATCAGCCGTCGCGCAGCGGCCGGCGGATATCGAGGGCTTCGATCAGCGCATCGCCGAACAGGTTGATGGCGATCACGGTCGTCGCGATGACGAGGCCGGGGAAGATGATGATCCAGGGCGCGATGAAGATCTGGGCTGTGCCGGAGCTCATCATCGCGCCCCAGGACGGGGTCGGCGGTTGGGCACCGAGGCCGAAGAAGCCGAGCGTCGCCTCGAGCACGATGGCATCGCCCGTCGCCAGCATCCCGGCGACGATGACCGGGGTCATCGCGTTCGGCAGGAGATGCAGGAAAAGGATGCGCGCCGGGCTCGCGCCGGCCGTCACCGCGGCGTCGACGAAGAGCTCGCCCCTGAGCGCCATGACCTGCGCTCGGGTCAAGCGCGTGAACTGGGCGAGATAAGCGATGGCGATGGCGATCGCGGTCGAATGCAGACCAGGCCCGAGGATCGCGATCAGGATCAGCGCCAGCAAGATTTCGGGGAAGGACCAGGTCAGGTCGACGACGACGGTGACGATACGGTCGAAGATCCCGCCGAAATAGCCAGCGGCGGCACCGAGCGTCGCCCCCGCGAGCATCGAGATTGCGATCGAGAGCACGCTGACGCTCAGCGAGGTGCGGGCGCCCTGGATGATGCGCGAGAGCAGGTCGCGCCCGAATTCGTCGGTGCCGAGCCAGTGCGCCGCTGAGGGCGGGGTGTTGGCGAGGCTGAGCTTCTGGGCCGCATAGTCATAAGGAGCGATCCAGGGCGCGAAAAGCGCGCAGAAGACGAGCCCGACCAGAAACAGGGCGCAGAGCGCGCCACGCGGCGAGCGCGCGAGACGGGCGGCGAGCGAGGAGCGGCTCATCTTGCCCCCATGGTTTCGCGCAGGCGCGGGTCGAGCGCCGCCTGGGCGAGGTCGCCGAGAAGCGTGCCGAGCATCACGGCGATGGCGAGCATGAGCAGGCAGCCCTGCACGAGCGGGTAGTCGCGCTGGCCGAGCGCCGTGATCAGCAGCGAGCCGAGGCCCGGCCGGGCGAAGACATATTCGACCGTGACCGCTCCGCCGAGTATCCAGCCGATGCGCAGGCCGAGGATGGTCATCACCGGCAGCATCGCCTGCTGCAGAACATGGCGGAGCTGGATGCGCCAGAACGACAGGCCCTTGGCCTGCAGAACCCGGACGAAGTCGCGACCGGCGATCTCGACCATGGCGGCGCGGGTGACACGGGCGATTAGCGCCGTGCCGCCGATGCCGATGGTCAGGGCCGGCAGCACGAGCGCATCCCAGCTGCGCGCGCCCGAGACCGGGAACCATTCGAACTGGACGGCAAAGGCGAGAATCATCAGCAGTGCCAGCCAGAAGCTCGGCAGCGTCGAGCCGAGCAGGATGAAGCCCATCACCACCCGGTCGAACAGGCTGTCGCGAAAGGAGGCTGCGAGCACGCCGGTGACGATGCCGACCGTGGTGGAGAAGATCAGCGCCGCGCCGCCGAGCGCGAGGCTGTGCGGCAGGTTCTCAGCGATCAACCGCGCCACCGGCTGGCGCATCACGATGGCGTCGCCGAGATCGCCGCCGACGACCTTGGCGAGCCAGCGCCCGTATTGCACGAGCAGCGGCTGGTCGAGGCCGTAGCGGGCGATCATCTGCGCCTGCTGCTCGGGCGAGGATCCGACCTGGATCAGATGCTCCAGCGGATCGCCCGGCACGAGGTGGACGATCATGAAGATCACCAGCGAGACGGCGAGGAAAACCGGCACGAGCATGGCGAGCCGCCGGATCGCGAAGCGCAGCAAGGGCTCCTCCCGGGTGCTTGCGTGAATCGGTCAGTTCGCCGGCGCGATGTCCAGCATCGTCGAGCTGTAGAGTCCCATGCCGCGGATCTTGTCCGGCATCGCGATGCGCTTGCCATAGGCGAGGCTCTGCACCGGCTGGTAGATCGGCGCGAACGGGTACTGCGACAGCACGTACTCATGATACCTGGTGAAGTTCGCGACGCGCTCGTCCCAGGTCTTCGACTTGTTCATGGCGATGTCGTTCAGGCGCTCGGCCTCGGGATCGTTGAACATCGAGACGTTCGGATAGCCCGCCCGCTTGGCGGCGAAGAACCAGTCGACGATGTCGGCATTGGTCCACTGATAGGCGCGGATCGCGAGCTGGTGGTCGGTCTTCTTGCGGTATTGCGCATTGATCGAGCCGGCATCGATGATGCTGATCTCGGCCTGCATGCCGACCGCCTTGAGCTGGGCCTGGACGATCTCGACGAGGCGCTTGAACTCGGTGCCGTTCTGGGTCCAGAGCTTGACCGTGAGGCGCTTGCCGTCCTTGACGCGGATGCCGTCCGCGCCCGGCTTCCAGCCGCCTCCCTCAAACAGCTTCTTCGCACGCTCGGGATCATAGGCGATCCTGAACTTCTGCTCGACCTGCGCCTCCTTCAGCGAGGAGATCAGGAACGTGTCGGCCGCGGCGCCGTTGCCGCCGTAGAGGCTGGCGAGGATTTCCTTCTGGTTGACGGCGAAGGCGGTGGCCTCGCGGACCTTGATGTCGGTGAAGGGTTCAACGCTGGTGTTGATCGGCATGTAGACCAACTCGTTGCCCGGGAAGGTCACGAGTTTCACCGACTTGTCGGCCTGGATGCGCGGCAGGAAGTCGGTTGGAACGTTGACCAGCATGTCGGCGCCGCCGGTCTTCAGTTCGAGATAGGCCGTCGATTCCTCGCCGATCTCGCGGAAGGTCAGTTTTTTGAACTTGGCCGGGCCCTGGTTCGTCGAAAGGCCTGCGGCCCAGGCATAGTCGTCATTGCGCACCAGCACGGTCTGCTGCCCGACGCTGAACTGCTGCATCTTGTAGGGGCCGGTGCCGATCGCCTCGGTCACGCCGAACTTGTCGCCGAGCGCCTCATAGGACTTGGGCTCGGGAATGCACATGAAGGAGCTGGCGAGGTTGAACAGCAGGTTCGGGTCGGGATGCTTCATGTGGAAGCGCACCGTCAAATCGTCGACGGCCTCGACCCGCTCGATCGCCTCGACGGTGAAGGCGTTCTCGCTGCCCTTGAACTGCGGCACCCACCAGGCGACGGTCTTGGCGTTGAACGGCTCGCCATTGTGGAACTTCACGCCGGGCTTCAGCTTGAAGGTCCATTGCATGCCGTCGGGGCTCGACTCCCATGAGCTGGCGAGCTGGCCATGGAAGCTCTGGTCGGCATCCTGCACCACCAGCCGGTCGAAGATCAGCGTCGTCGCGGTGTTGAGCTTGGTCGCCTTGATCGGATTATAGGTCGGCGCGCCGACGAGGCGCGCGGTCATCACGAAGGTCGCCTCCTGCGCAAGCGCCGTCGTCGTCGTGGCCAGGGCGGCAAGGCCCAGCGCCAGCATGCTCCCCTTCAATATCGTCCTCATCTCGCTTCCCCTTTTGTTTTGAGATGTTGCGAAAGGCTTGGATTGACTCAGCCCAGTGGCCCAGGACCGCCTCCGACATGTCCGGTGAAGCGGCCGTAGAGCTCCGCCATCCGGTTCAGGCGCGCTTCGACCTGCGGGCCGAGCTCGACGAAGACAGCATTGATCAGGAGGTTGCTGAGGCTCGCCATCTGAGCGGTCGAGTCCCAGAACAGGTTGAACTCGGTCGAGACGACCAGAACCTCGTCGACCAGTCCGCGCCCCCAATCGCAGAAGGCGTCGGTGACGAGAGTAGTGGGAATGCCGGCGTCCTTTGCCTGTTGGGCCAGGAGCTTGGCCATGCGCGAATAGCGGCGCGCCTCGAAGATCACGAGGCAGCGCTCCGCTTCATTCGAAAGCAGGAGCTCGGAAAAATTGCCGGCGGCGAGATCGACCAGATGCACGCCGTCCCGCAGATACTGGAGCTGGTTGGCGAGGTATTGCGCAAGGCCGCGCTCGGTCTGAAAACCGGTGACATAGACCGATGACGCGCTCGCCAGCCGGCGCGCGACGCGCCTCCACTCCTCGCTCTGGGCGAGCTCGTAGAGCCGAACGAGGCCGGCGATCTCCAGCTGGAGGCTGCGCGCCAACTGGTCGTCACCGGCGAGGCTGCGTTGCTGGAAATCACGCAGCCGGTCGCTGATCAGCCAGGGCCTGTCGCCGATCTCCTCGGCGAGGCTGCCCTTGAGATCCTTCAGGCTCTTGTAGCCGAGCGTGCGGCAGAAGCGCCCGACCGTCGGTTCGCTGACCGAGACCTTCTCGGCCAAGCTCGCCGCTGTCTCGAAGGGCAGGCTCGGCAGCTGCGCCAGCATGTAGCTCGCCAGCGTCTTGTCGGCCTTGGAGCCGGAAGCGAGGCAGGCCTGCAATCTCTGGCGAAGGGTCTGCGACATGGAGGCTCCCTGCAGCGGCATCATCAAGAAATTTTTCTTTCATAGTGTCAAAGGATTTTTATTTTCTTGCAAAGCTTCACCAGATGAGGCTCGCTGCGGACGTGCTCGTTTCGAGCTTTGGAGACGGGCTTGCCCAGGCGATGACGAGCGCAGGACGACAGGCCGATGTGATCGTGCTCGGGGCCGGCATCGTCGGCGTCAGCGTCGCCCTGCATCTGCAGGAGCGCGGTCGCAGCGTCCTCTTGGTCGACCGCGGCGAGCCCGGGGCCGAAACCAGCCATGGCAATGCCGGACTGATCGAGCGTTCCTCGGTCGTTCCCTATGCTTTCCCTCGCGATCTCCCGACGCTCGCCGCCTTCGCCTCGAACCGCTCGATCGCGGTACGCTATCGGCCTGCGGCATTGCTGCGGATGGCGCCCTGGCTGGCGCGCTATTGGTGGAACTCAGCTCCCGGTCGGCTCGACAGATCAGGGCGCGCCATCCTGCCCCTGATCGAGCGCTGCATCGACGAGCATCGGCACTGGAGCAAGGCAGCCGGAACCGAAGCGCTGATGCGCGGCGAGGGCTGGATCGAGCTTTATCGCAGCCGCCGCGGTCTTCAGCGAGCTGTAGAGGCCGCAAAGGAACTCGCGGCTCACGGTCTCGCCTACGACCTTCTCGACGAGGCGGCGCTTCGGGAACGCGAGCCGGGCCTGCTGCCGGGCGCGGTCGCCGGTGCCGTGCACTGGCGCGACCCGGTCACTGTCAGCGATCCAGGCGCGGTGACGCGAGCCTATGCCGCCCTTTTCACTGCGCGGGGAAGCCGGCTGCTCCGTGCAGATGCGGACGCCTTGCAGCAGGACGGCACGGGGTGGCGCCTCCCGACCGATGCCGGGGAATGGCGCGCGCCAGAGGCCGTCGTCGCCCTTGGACCGTGGTCGAACGATCTGTGCGAGCGGTTCGGCTATCGCTTTCCGCTCAGTTTCAAGCGCGGCTATCACATGCACTATGCGGTCGCCGATGGAGCGGTCCCGCAGCACCCGCTCTGTGACGTGCAAGCCGGTTTCGTGCTCAGCCGGATGCAGCGGGGCATTCGCTTGACCACCGGCATCGAGCTCGCCGGTCGCGATGAACCGTCGGATTCCTGGCAGCTCGACCAGGCGGAACAGATCGCGCGGCAAATCATGCCACTCGGCCCGCGTCTCGATGCCGAGCCCTGGCGCGGTGCGCGCCCCTGCCTGCCCGACATGCTGCCGATCATCGGCCAAGCGCCCCGGCATCGCAGCCTGTGGTTTGCATTCGGCCACGCCCATCACGGCTTTACCTTGGGGCCAGTCACCGGGCGACTTCTGGCGGATGCGATGACCGGTGCGCCGACCTTTTGTGATCTCAAGCCATTCGCCGCCGATCGCTTCTAGATCAGCCCCGGCACGACGTTGAGTTAGGACAGAATCGTCAGCGCGAGCTCTGTCTCAAATGTTGGATGAAAGCGCATTCCTGTCTGAACGAGAGTGTCTGCTTTCGGGCGTGATACCAATGTCCGCTGTTGGCGTGTTCACGACATCCGTCACGCCCATCTGAAGGCCGTTGCCGCCGCAGGGTCGGATGATACCGATCGTGTTCTTGAAAAGATTTGCACCACCGTCGATGATTTTTATGCCCGCGGGGCCATGCTGCGAGCCGACAACAAGCTCTACCACGACTTCTACCTCGTCCAGGCCAAGGAACCCAAGGAGCTGGACAAGCCCTGGCGTACTACAGGGTCGTAGAGAAGATCGCCGCCAAGGACGCGTACCGCCCTTTGAACGAAAGCGATTGTCCGCTCGCCTCGGGCAAATGACAGCGACGCTTTGCTCAGGGCGGGACGTTGTCACGCCTGGTCGCGCTGGCCGCGGCTCGCTCACTCCGTCGAGTCGAAGTCGTCCTCGCCGGTGCTGAGGAGTGCCGCCAGCGTGTGCAGGCCGATATGGAGCTGCTCCATGCTCGGTGTCGCCAGCGCCAGCCTGACGGCGTTCGGCGCATGGCCGGGCGTCACTGCGAAGGTGCTCGAGGGGGTCAAAGCGATGTCGCGCCGGGCGGCGGCCGCGACGAAGCTTTGCGAGCGCCAATGCGCCGGCAAGGTCAGCCAAAGATGATAGCAATTCTGGTTGGCCTGAATCTCGAAGCCGGAGAGGCGCTCGGCTGCGAGTTTCTGGCGCGCGCGGGCGTCGAGGCGCTTCAGCCTCGCAAGTTCGGCGATGGTCCCGTCGCTCATCATCCGCTGCGCGGCCGCGAAGGCGAAGCCCGACGCCGTCCAGCCTCCGGAGCGGACTGAGGCCTTGACGCTTTCCCGCAGGCGCAACGGCGTCACGATGAAGCCAAGCGTCAGGCCTGGCGCGACCTTCTTGGACAGGCTGTCGATGACGAGGCAGGAATCCGGCGCGAGCGCGGCGAGCGGCGGCTCATCTTCCAGGAAGCCGTAGACATTGTCCTCGATGATCGGAAGGCCGAGCGCCTCGACAACTCGGAGCAGATCGGCCCGGCGTGCTTGCGGCATCGTCATGCCCAGCGGATTCTGGACCGCCGGCTGGATGTAGAGGGCCGAGAGATGGGCCTCGCGATGCGCCTTTTGCACCGCGTCGGGCCGCATGCCGTTCTCGTCCATCGCCAGCGGCACCAGCGTGACCCCGAGCCGGGCGGCGATCCCCTTGATGAAAGGGTAGGTCAGGGCCTCGACGCCGCAGCGGCCACCGGTCGGCACGAGGGCGGCGAGCGCCGCAGCGACCGACTGGCGGCCATTGCCGGTGAAGACCAGTTGCTCAGGCGCGGGAGTCCAGCCGCCCTGTGACAGGAACGCGGCGCCAATGCTGCGAACCGCCG is drawn from Bosea sp. Tri-49 and contains these coding sequences:
- a CDS encoding ABC transporter permease; this encodes MSRTLRPVVLLCALPAAFFVAFFLAPMAVVLIASLTTPGGQPTFAHYLRILADSYHWDVLWVTFRIGALTTLICVLIGYPLAWYLVRTVRFRPWRRFCVILLVVPLFTSNIVRSFGWMVLLGRNGLVNDGLIGLGLIERPMRFLGTELGILIGLVYILLPFIVLAVGNALAKVDPALEHASADLGATPAGTFRTIIFPLSLPGLMAGAVMVFMLAVSAYVTPALLSGGRITVFSMLIFQQYSSVFDFNYGGALSITMLVLTLALVAIAGRLSEPGRA
- a CDS encoding ABC transporter ATP-binding protein; amino-acid sequence: MSTPILAIDGLSKHFGGQAALTAIDLAVEQGEFIALLGPSGCGKTTLLRCIAGFLTPEAGTVRLAGEDVTRLPPYRRPLNTVFQNYALFPHMSVADNVAYGPRRQGVAKDEAAKRAAEALELVGLAGFGERLPAQLSGGQQQRVALARAIVNRPQLLLLDEPLSALDLKLRKKVQGELKQIQHRLGIAFLFVTHDQDEAMSMADRIVLMNRGRIEQIGRGQDIYARPATRFAADFIGDANLLEVERRGYGSLSLLGGAITLSTADAPQGELIGVLRPEDILVSAEPVAGCLALPAVLSDIVHVGSHASVALTIGGTVLTARLAPSALAGLSAGQAVFANIRLPDLRLVPGDAS
- a CDS encoding ABC transporter substrate-binding protein, which produces MTRTVRLATAMLATTLLTAPALAQQPSSITVAWYGGNWGDAFKACVAEPFTKATGIAVNAEIGTSTVTLAKLQQQKAAPTIDVAWMDGGISELALAAEVTDNLDPAVIPNLANTLPEAIYKSGATTYAVGTGYYSLGLTYNTQKVKAAPTSWNDLWKPEFEDAVTIPSPANSSGVPFVMFLSKIWGGPAGDLAPTFKKIKELKAALFFDSSGAATNAYQSGEAIIGAHFNVGAWDLADKGLPIGFVVPKEGAWATDARLHLVKGTPKKEAAAKFINQALTPEASGCLAEKLYLGPSVKNVTVKPETARKLPWGETGSVKNLQLFDWAEINGLRSRVVDEWNRQIARK
- a CDS encoding GlxA family transcriptional regulator; the encoded protein is MSTAQFLHSASDRPHPAPDPVSRLRIAFVLLDQFTLAAFSGLIDVLRLAADHGGRSRQLHASWTVMSLDGEPRRSSCGVSLSPNAALLDPAGFDYIAVCGGNGYLNDALPESLLGYLRRAAACNVRLLGICTGTFAIAKAGLVGPRRVCVHWNVLDAFKERFPKVSAGVERLFIDEGDLITCAGSTAAIDLGLYLVARHCGRDKAQQAMRHMMLQDMRPAEMPQAHFYAELAPNLDVRVQQAAQFIEQRLDNPPPIAAVARYVGVSPRQLERLFGASLGQSPAAFQRKLRLEYARWLILNSKSSLTDIAMGAGFADSAHLSRDFKAAFGETPRSLRQSI
- a CDS encoding M81 family metallopeptidase, producing MSFTVLTAEFAHESNTFSRCPADYAAFQDRGFALGEAAIAARGEANTSIAGFLDIGRPAGWQVIHAISASAQPSGPVTRDAYDRIAGVIVEAAKAHAGSIDGVLLGLHGAMVTEFCEDGEGELLERLRAVLGKDVPIGITLDPHANVTRKMTDLADIVVSYKTYPHVDVRETGRLAADIMQRTLAGEIRPVTLRVERPMLEEVNGGRTDIGPMVERIAKAKAYEQEPDVFAVSVNGGFGNADITEVGPTVLVTCQGDLERHRAFADALAEDMWQRRFEVITPFLSVEDAVAEAASYVRSSGPLIIADYADNPGGGGYGDATELLRGMIAADLEDACFGPIVDPEAAAELRRGKPGTTVSVRLGGKVDPTIGGGPLSLTGTLVSVSDGDYVGDGPMLGGLHASWGPCAVLRVGGIDILVTTLRAQMNDLQQFRAFGIDPAAKRVVGLKSMQHFRAAFEPIAGKVIVCDSGALCTPDLSKLPYQRARRPIFPLDR
- a CDS encoding ABC transporter permease — encoded protein: MSRSSLAARLARSPRGALCALFLVGLVFCALFAPWIAPYDYAAQKLSLANTPPSAAHWLGTDEFGRDLLSRIIQGARTSLSVSVLSIAISMLAGATLGAAAGYFGGIFDRIVTVVVDLTWSFPEILLALILIAILGPGLHSTAIAIAIAYLAQFTRLTRAQVMALRGELFVDAAVTAGASPARILFLHLLPNAMTPVIVAGMLATGDAIVLEATLGFFGLGAQPPTPSWGAMMSSGTAQIFIAPWIIIFPGLVIATTVIAINLFGDALIEALDIRRPLRDG
- a CDS encoding ABC transporter permease produces the protein MLRFAIRRLAMLVPVFLAVSLVIFMIVHLVPGDPLEHLIQVGSSPEQQAQMIARYGLDQPLLVQYGRWLAKVVGGDLGDAIVMRQPVARLIAENLPHSLALGGAALIFSTTVGIVTGVLAASFRDSLFDRVVMGFILLGSTLPSFWLALLMILAFAVQFEWFPVSGARSWDALVLPALTIGIGGTALIARVTRAAMVEIAGRDFVRVLQAKGLSFWRIQLRHVLQQAMLPVMTILGLRIGWILGGAVTVEYVFARPGLGSLLITALGQRDYPLVQGCLLMLAIAVMLGTLLGDLAQAALDPRLRETMGAR